A region from the Branchiostoma lanceolatum isolate klBraLanc5 chromosome 2, klBraLanc5.hap2, whole genome shotgun sequence genome encodes:
- the LOC136426873 gene encoding sushi, nidogen and EGF-like domain-containing protein 1 produces the protein ITFQSCSLALLAVLLLGSAAGNGYGKLLRAGHTSSFYPFGPSAGDTANPKIDDGGSSELSVSLSAGFRYFGSVYRNFWVNNNGLVSFRGQVSQFTPSPFPIQSFPTVAVFWGDVDNRYAGEVYWRQTTSDQSLITRVSGDILANYPDIPSFRATWVLVTTYYDVTYYGGSPSTNRQSFQAVLATDGTYSFAIFNYGDILWTTGTASEGDRETGLGGIPAQAGFNAGDGTNYYTVPGSRSADIVQIETRTNVGQPGTFMFRIDPFTIIPLGTVRLVGGNSEFEGRVEINRGGVWGTICDGNWGIQEAQVVCREIGHGGAVAAYGSAHYGQGSGTIWLNNVNCAGNEDSISTCPLLSDVTNTCTHASDAARGPVQRS, from the exons ATCACATTTCAGAGCTGCTCTTTGGCCTTGCTGGCAGTCCTGTTACTCGGCTCAGCTGCAGGGAACGGCTATG GCAAACTCTTGAGAGCTGGGCACACCTCAAGTTTCTACCCGTTCGGTCCATCTGCTGGTGACACGGCCAACCCAAAAATAGACGATGGTGGCTCCAGTGAACTGTCTGTGTCTCTCTCTGCTGGTTTCCGCTACTTTGGCTCTGTATACCGCAACTTCTGG GTGAACAACAATGGCTTGGTGTCCTTCCGAGGCCAAGTTTCCCAGTTCACCCCTTCCCCCTTCCCGATTCAGTCCTTCCCCACTGTGGCTGTATTCTGGGGCGACGTTGACAACAG GTATGCAGGTGAGGTATACTGGAGACAGACCACCTCAGATCAGTCTCTGATCACACGAGTGTCCGGGGATATCTTGGCAAACTACCCAGACATCCCCAGTTTCCGAGCCACCTGGGTTCTGGTCACGACCTACTATGATGTGACCTACTACGGGGGCAGCCCAAGCACCAAT CGCCAGTCGTTCCAGGCTGTGCTGGCAACAGATGGAACCTACTCCTTCGCCATCTTCAACTACGGTGACATCCTGTGGACCACAGGAACTGCCAGTGAAGGGGATCGGGAGACTGGGCTGGGTGGAATCCCTGCACAG GCTGGTTTCAATGCCGGAGACGGGACTAACTACTACACTGTCCCTGGCTCACGGTCTGCGGATATTGTCCAGATAGAAACCAGGACCAACGTCGGTCAGCCCGGCACCTTCATGTTCAGGATTGACCCATTCACCATCATCCCCCTTG GTACTGTGAGGCTGGTTGGAGGAAATTCTGAGTTCGAGGGTCGAGTCGAGATCAACCGAGGAGGAGTCTGGGGGACCATCTGTGATGGCAACTGGGGAATTCAGGAGGCCCAG GTGGTGTGCCGTGAGATTGGCCACGGCGGTGCTGTAGCAGCCTATGGCTCCGCCCACTACGGTCAGGGAAGTGGAACCATTTGGCTGAACAACGTGAACTGCGCCGGAAATGAGGACTCCATTTCTACCTGTCCTCTGCTGTCTGACGTGACCAACACCTGCACACATGCCAGCGATGCTGCCAGGGGTCCAGTGCAGAG ATCTTGA